Proteins from a genomic interval of Bombyx mori chromosome 8, ASM3026992v2:
- the LOC101736090 gene encoding uncharacterized protein LOC101736090 isoform X2, with the protein MQLSSGITSIIWPLWFVQWAQCGEGLVTAAPTVLWAVGAVLLAQRMIAALFRRFAFRRVPFWELVLQNLLFLWMVIYSLHFWAVLVKIAKSVVEYTYTNLDNSVGPEDAESCQLMQLWVVWMLAAGPLAYYLYTRAKPESQPLMIWITTNPWQRREMGPYGYYLNRPPSAERRPSDSGQRPCALRRALSDSTVIRDGPRKKRYSKSV; encoded by the exons TTCGTTCAATGGGCACAATGCGGCGAAGGTCTGGTCACGGCGGCCCCGACGGTGTTGTGGGCGGTTGGCGCCGTGCTGCTGGCGCAGAGAATGATCGCGGCCTTGTTCAGACGTTTCGCGTTCCGTAGGGTTCCGTTTTGGGAGCTGGTTTTGCAA AATCTCCTTTTCCTGTGGATGGTGATCTACAGCTTACATTTCTGGGCGGTGCTGGTGAAAATCGCGAAATCTGTAGTCGAATATACTTATACAAAT CTTGATAACAGTGTCGGTCCAGAAGACGCAGAGAGCTGTCAGCTCATGCAGCTGTGGGTCGTCTGGATGCTCGCGGCCGGACCCCTGGCTTATTATCTATACACGAGAGCGAAGCCAGAGAGTCAGCCGCTCATGATATG GATCACGACGAACCCGTGGCAGCGCCGCGAGATGGGCCCGTACGGCTACTACCTGAACCGGCCGCCCTCCGCGGAGCGTCGCCCGAGCGACTCCGGGCAGCGGCCCTGCGCCCTCCGCCGGGCCCTCAGCGACTCCACGGTTATCAGAGATGGGCCCAGAAAAAAACGATACTCCAAGTCTGTGTAG